Proteins encoded within one genomic window of Aspergillus nidulans FGSC A4 chromosome VII:
- the mdr1 gene encoding type IV ATP-binding cassette transporter atrD (transcript_id=CADANIAT00008993) — translation MSPLETNPLSPETAMREPAETSTTEEQASTPHAADEKKILSDLSAPSSTTATPADKEHRPKSSSSNNAVSVNEVDALIAHLPEDERQVLKTQLEEIKVNISFFGLWRYATKMDILIMVISTICAIAAGAALPLFTAPSTFQRIMLYQISYDEFYDELTKNVLYFVYLGIGEFVTVYVSTVGFIYTGEHATQKIREYYLESILRQNIGYFDKLGAGEVTTRITADTNLIQDGISEKVGLTLTALATFVTAFIIAYVKYWKLALICSSTIVALVLTMGGGSQFIIKYSKKSLDSYGAGGTVAEEVISSIRNATAFGTQDKLAKQYEVHLDEAEKWGTKNQIVMGFMIGAMFGLMYSNYGLGFWMGSRFLVDGAVDVGDILTVLMAILIGSFSLGNVSPNAQAFTNAVAAAAKIFGTIDRQSPLDPYSNEGKTLDHFEGHIELRNVKHIYPSRPEVTVMEDVSLSMPAGKTTALVGPSGSGKSTVVGLVERFYMPVRGTVLLDGHDIKDLNLRWLRQQISLVSQEPVLFGTTIYKNIRHGLIGTKYENESEDKVRELIENAAKMANAHDFITALPEGYETNVGQRGFLLSGGQKQRIAIARAVVSDPKILLLDEATSALDTKSEGVVQAALERAAEGRTTIVIAHRLSTIKTAHNIVVLVNGKIAEQGTHDELVDRGGAYRKLVEAQRINEQKEADALEDADAEDLTNADIAKIKTASSASSDLDGKPTTIDRTGTHKSVSSAILSKRPPETTPKYSLWTLLKFVASFNRPEIPYMLIGLVFSVLAGGGQPTQAVLYAKAISTLSLPESQYSKLRHDADFWSLMFFVVGIIQFITQSTNGAAFAVCSERLIRRARSTAFRTILRQDIAFFDKEENSTGALTSFLSTETKHLSGVSGVTLGTILMTSTTLGAAIIIALAIGWKLALVCISVVPVLLACGFYRFYMLAQFQSRSKLAYEGSANFACEATSSIRTVASLTRERDVWEIYHAQLDAQGRTSLISVLRSSLLYASSQALVFFCVALGFWYGGTLLGHHEYDIFRFFVCFSEILFGAQSAGTVFSFAPDMGKAKNAAAEFRRLFDRKPQIDNWSEEGEKLETVEGEIEFRNVHFRYPTRPEQPVLRGLDLTVKPGQYVALVGPSGCGKSTTIALLERFYDAIAGSILVDGKDISKLNINSYRSFLSLVSQEPTLYQGTIKENILLGIVEDDVPEEFLIKACKDANIYDFIMSLPEGFNTVVGSKGGMLSGGQKQRVAIARALLRDPKILLLDEATSALDSESEKVVQAALDAAARGRTTIAVAHRLSTIQKADVIYVFDQGKIVESGTHSELVQKKGRYYELVNLQSLGKGH, via the exons ATGTCCCCGCTAGAGACAAATCCCCTTTCGCCAGAGACTGCTATGCGCGAACCTGCTGAGACTTCAACGACGGAGGAGCAAGCTTCTACACCACACGCTGcggacgagaagaaaatcCTCAGCGACCTCTCGGCTCCATCTAGTACTACAGCAACCCCCGCAGACAAGGAGCACCGTCCTAAATCGTCGTCCAGCAATAATGCGGTCTCGGTCAACGAAGTCGATGCGCTTATTGCGCACCTGCCAGAAGACGAGAGGCAGGTCTTGAAGacgcagctggaggagatcaaAGTAaacatctccttcttcggTCTCTGGCGGTATGCAACAAAGATGGATATACTTATCATGGTAATCAGTACAATCTGTGCCATTGCTGCCGGTGCTGCATTGCCTCTATTCACGGCAC CGTCGACTTTCCAGAGGATAATGTTATATCAAATCTCGTACGACGAGTTCTATGATGAATTGACCAAGAACGTACTGTACTTCGTATACCTCGGTATCGGCGAGTTTGTCACTGTCTATGTTAGTACTGTTGGCTTCATCTATACCGGAGAACACGCCACGCAGAAGATCCGCGAGTATTACCTTGAGTCTATCCTGCGCCAGAACATTGGCTATTTTGATAAACTCGGTGCCGGGGAAGTGACCACCCGTATAACAGCCGATACAAACCTTATCCAGGATGGCATTTCGGAGAAGGTCGGTCTCACTTTGACTGCCCTGGCGACATTCGTGACAGCATTCATTATCGCCTACGTCAAATACTGGAAGTTGGCTCTAATTTGCAGCTCAACAATTGTGGCCCTCGTTCTCACCATGGGCGGTGGTTCTCAGTTTATCATCAAGTACAGCAAAAAGTCGCTTGACAGCTACGGTGCAGGCGGCACTGTTGCGGAAGAGGTCATCAGCTCCATCAGAAATGCCACAGCGTTTGGCACCCAagacaagcttgcgaagcAGTATGAGGTCCACTTagacgaagctgagaaatgGGGAACAAAGAACCAGATTGTCATGGGTTTCATGATTGGCGCCATGTTTGGCCTTATGTACTCGAACTACGGTCTTGGCTTCTGGATGGGTTCTCGTTTCCTGGTAGATGGTGCAGTCGATGTGGGTGATATTCTCACAGTTCTCATGGCCATCTTGATCGGATCGTTCTCCTTGGGGAACGTTAGTCCAAATGCTCAAGCATTTACAAACGCTGTGGCCGCGGCCGCAAAGATATTTGGAACGATCGATCGCCAGTCCCCATTAGATCCATATTCGAACGAAGGGAAGACGCTCGACCATTTTGAGGGCCACATTGAGTTACGCAATGTCAAGCATATTTACCCATCTAGACCCGAGGTCACCGTCATGGAGGATGTTTCTCTGTCAATGCCCGCTGGAAAAACAACCGCTTTAGTCGGCCCCTCTGGCTCTGGAAAAAGTACGGTGGTCGGCTTGGTTGAGCGATTCTACATGCCTGTTCGCGGTACGGTTTTGCTGGATGGCCATGACATCAAGGACCTCAATCTCCGCTGGCTTCGCCAACAGATCTCTTTGGTTAGCCAGGAGCCTGTTCTTTTTGGCACGACGATTTATAAGAATATTAGGCACGGTCTCATCGGCACAAAGTACGAGAATGAATCCGAGGATAAGGTCCGGGAACTCATCGAGAACGCGGCAAAAATGGCGAATGCTCATGACTTTATTACTGCCTTGCCTGAAGGTTATGAGACCAATGTTGGGCAGCGTGGCTTTCTCCTTTCAGGTGGCCAGAAACAGCGCATTGCAATCGCCCGTGCCGTTGTTAGTGACCCAAAAATCCTGCTCCTGGATGAAGCTACTTCGGCCTTGGACACAAAATCCGAAGGCGTGGTTCAAGCAGCTTTGGAGAGGGCAGCTGAAGGCCGAACTACTATTGTGATCGCTCATCGCCTTTCCACGATCAAAACGGCGCACAACATTGTGGTTCTGGTCAATGGCAAAATTGCTGAACAAGGAACTCACGATGAATTGGTTGACCGCGGAGGCGCTTATCGCAAACTTGTGGAGGCTCAACGTATCAATGAACAGAAGGAAGCTGACGCCTTGGAGGACGCCGACGCTGAGGATCTCACGAATGCAGATATTGCCAAAATCAAAACTGCGTCAAGCGCATCATCCGATCTCGACGGAAAACCCACAACCATTGACCGCACGGGCACCCACAAGTCTGTTTCCAGCGCGATTCTTTCTAAAAGACCCCCCGAAACAACTCCGAAATACTCATTATGGACGCTGCTCAAATTTGTTGCTTCCTTCAACCGCCCTGAAATCCCGTACATGCTCATCGGTCTTGTCTTCTCAGTGTTAGCTGGTGGTGGCCAACCCACGCAAGCAGTGCTATATGCTAAAGCCATCAGCACACTCTCGCTCCCAGAATCACAATATAGCAAGCTTCGACATGATGCGGATTTCTGGTCATTGATGTTCTTCGTGGTTGGTATCATTCAGTTTATCACGCAGTCAACCAATGGTGCTGCATTTGCCGTATGCTCCGAGAGACTTATTCGTCGCGCGAGAAGCACTGCCTTTCGGACGATACTCCGTCAAGACATTGCTTTCTttgacaaggaagagaataGCACCGGCGCTCTGACCTCTTTCCTGTCCACCGAGACGAAGCATCTCTCCGGTGTTAGCGGTGTGACTCTAGGCACGATCTTGATGACCTCCACGACCCTAGGAGCGGCTATCATTATTGCCCTGGCGATTGGGTGGAAATTGGCCTTAGTTTGTATCTCGGTTGTGCCGGTTCTCCTGGCATGCGGTTTCTACCGATTCTATATGCTAGCCCAGTTTCAATCACGCTCCAAGCTTGCTTATGAGGGATCTGCAAACTTTGCTTGCGAGGCTACATCGTCTATCCGCACAGTTGCGTCATTAACCCGGGAAAGGGATGTCTGGGAGATTTACCATGCCCAGCTTGACGCACAAGGCAGGACCAGTCTAATCTCTGTCTTGAGGTCATCCCTGTTATATGCGTCGTCGCAGGCACTTGTTTTCTTCTGCGTTGCGCTCGGGTTTTGGTACGGAGGGACACTTCTTGGTCACCACGAGTATGACATTTTCCGCTTCTTTGTTTGTTTCTCCGAGATTCTCTTTGGTGCTCAATCCGCGGGCACCGTCTTTTCCTTTGCACCAGACATGGGCAAGGCGAAGAATGCGGCCGCCGAATTCCGACGACTGTTCGACCGAAAGCCACAAATTGATAACTGGTCTGAAGAGGGCGAGAAGCTCGAAACGGTGGAAGGTGAAATCGAATTTAGGAACGTGCACTTCAGATACCCGACCCGCCCAGAACAGCCTGTCCTGCGCGGCTTGGACCTGACCGTGAAGCCTGGACAATATGTTGCGCTTGTCGGACCCAGCGGTTGTGGCAAGAGTACCACCATTGCATTGCTTGAGCGCTTTTACGATGCGATTGCCGGGTCCATCCTTGTTGATGGGAAGGACATAAGTAAACTAAATATCAACTCCTACCGCAGCTTTCTGTCACTGGTCAGCCAGGAGCCGACACTGTACCAGGGCACCATCAAGGAAAACATCTTACTTGGTATTGTCGAAGATGACGTACCGGAAGAATTCTTGATTAAGGCTTGCAAGGACGCTAATATCTACGACTTCATCATGTCGCTCCC GGAGGGCTTTAATACAGTTGTTGGCAGCAAGGGAGGCATGTTGTCTGGCGGCCAAAAGCAACGTGTGGCCATTGCCCGAGCCCTTCTTCGGGATCCCAAAATCCTTCTTCTCGATGAAGCGACGTCAGCCCTCGACTCCGAGTCAGAAAAGGTCGTCCAGGCGGCTTTGGATGCCGCTGCCCGAGGCCGAACCACAATCGCCGTTGCACACCGACTCAGCACGATTCAAAAGGCGGACGTTATCTATGTTTTCGACCAAGGCAAGATCGTCGAAAGCGGAACGCACAGCGAACTGGTCCAGAAAAAGGGCCGGTACTACGAGCTGGTCAACTTGCAGAGCTTGGGCAAGGGCCATTGA
- a CDS encoding eL39 family ribosomal protein (transcript_id=CADANIAT00008994), with amino-acid sequence MPSHKSFRTKQKLAKAQKQNRPIPQWIRLRTGNTIRYNAKRRHWRKTRLGI; translated from the exons ATGCCG AGCCACAAGAGTTTCCGCACCAAGCAAaagcttgccaaagctcAGAAGCAGAACCGTCCCATCCCTCAGTGGATTCGCCTCAGGACTGGTAACACCATCAG ATACAACGCTAAGCGACGACACTGGCGCAAGACCCGTCTCGGTATCTAA
- the skpA gene encoding SCF ubiquitin ligase subunit skpA (transcript_id=CADANIAT00008995) produces MAEKMLVMTSNDGKNIEVPRDVAERSLLIKNMLEDLGDPTEPIPIPNVSENVLSKVLEWCAHHRNDPPSSADDDDSRRKTTDIEEWDQKFMQVDQEMLFEIILAANYLDIKPLLDIGCKTVANMIKGKSPEEIRKTFNIQNDFTPEEEDQIRRENEWAEDR; encoded by the exons ATGGCCGAGAAAATGCTTGTTATGACCAGCAACGATGGCAAGAACATCGAAGTCC CCCGCGATGTTGCCGAACGTTCTCttctcatcaagaacatgcTCGAGGACCTGGGTGACCCCACAGAGCCCATTCCCATTCCCAAC GTCTCGGAAAATGTTTTGAGCAAGGTTCTCGAATGGTGCGCCCACCACCGGAACGACCCTCCCAGCTCTGCGGATGATGACGATTCGCGCCGCAAGACTACGGATATTGAGGAGTGGGACCAGAAGTTCATGCAGGTTGACCAGGAGATGCTCTTTGAGATAATCTTG GCCGCCAACTACCTTGACATCAAGCCTCTCCTTGACATCGGATGCAAGACTGTCGCCAACATGATCAAGGGCAAGTCCCCCGAGGAAATCCGCAAGACTTTCAACATCCAGAACGACTTCACCCCCGAGGAAGAGGACCAGATCCGCCGCGAGAACGAATGGGCCGAGGA CCGCTAA